AGATAGCGGATCGCCCTTGACGACTAGCAGCAAAAACGATGTAGCGACCATCACTAGAAACGCTGGGATGAGAGGCGATCGTATCGAAGGAATTTAAATCGGGCACATCAACCAAATTGCTAGTTACAGTATCAAACATGTACACATCAGGGCTACCTCGGCGGTCACTAGTAAAAACAATGTATCTCCCCGAAATTTGCGGATTCAATTCCGAGGCTAGACTGTTCAAACTCCGACCCCCCGAATCAAACGGATAACTCAACAGACGCGGGTAGCCAAAACACCCAGTCAAACCTAAGCAAGTAAACACAGAAATCAAAATAGAGGGTTTCATAGGAATACGCGGGATGCGGGAAACTCAGCGTCTTCAGACCGCTCGTGGTCAGCGGCACGAGCGACTTCAGTCGCAGTGGTATTTGTGTTAAAATCAGATTGTGAGTAAGAACAAAAAACATCTGCGTGTTGAAGCATCCTAGTATCGGAGAAATCCCGGCTCCTATGAAACAACGGTTAGGTTTAAGTCCTGGCGCAGTATGACAGGAAAGAGCAAATAAAGGCTTGTTGCGGAGCGTACCGCGTCTTGGCTTAGTGATGGATTCACCAAAGCATTGGAAAAAATAAAAGTAGCTAGAAACCTAAGCTTGACTTAGAGTGACTAGGTAGACGGCGTTTGACGGTCGTAGCGAGAGTTTTACTCTGTCTGTAGAATCTCAGTGTCTTTAGACCTGAGAGTGTCAAAATATTTAGTCATTTGTCATTAGTCATTAGTCATTTGTCATTTGTCAGTCCTAACTCCTGACTCCTGACTCCTGACTCCTGACTCATTACTCCTGACTCATTACTCATTACTCATTACTCATTACTCATTACTCCTTACTCATTACTCATTACTCATTACTCATTACTCCTGACTCCTGACTCCTTACTCCTTACTCCTATGGCGGTGGACTCACGGGGGTACCATTGGGAATATCTAACTCTATATTTGGACCTCGGTCTAGAACTTCAATATCCCACTGACCACGGCTAGCTGTTTCAAATACAACATAACGTCCATCTGGACTGATCCCAGGCTTTCTGACCCAGGCCGCGATAGATTGGGGTGAGAATTTGCGATTGTTGGATAGCGCGATCGTAGAGCGCCACAACTGGTCTACCTTGGTCGCTAGTAAGATAAACAATATAACGCCCTGTGTAGCTCAGGCTAGGACTTTCGGCAATTGTTTCCCGTCGGTTTAAGCCTGGTGTGCCGATAAACCGTTGCTGTTCCAAGTCGTAAACTAGCAGCTGGTGATTACCATTACGATTGGAAACAAAAGCTAAAAAGCGCCCATTTCCGCTCAAAGTCGGTTGTTCTTCGGTGTAGCGACTATTGAGGGAGGTAGGCCCAATGGGGATATCGTTGGAACTACAAGATGCAAGCACACTTACCAAGCTAAAAACCAGGCTCCAATGAATGGGTCTTTGGAGCCAAAATCTAGGCGTAATTTTGTTCACCTCAACTATTTTCCGTCGCCTATCAGCCTACATCCACCCTGAATATTTTAATAATTTCCAAAATTGGTCGAATTATCTGCATCGTCATCGGGCTTTGCAATCGGTTTGTAATCTACATAATCAGTGGGGATCGCGTCATCATCCTCCCGTTCTCGGCGAGGAGTTGAGTCACTAGGCGGACGACGCCTTCTGGGTTTGGGGGTAACATCTTCATCACGACTTTCTGGACGCTGAGGGCTACTGTTACCACGACGGGTAGGTTTTTTGACTTCTCCAGAAGAACTTTCCCAATCATCAACTTCCCTAGGGGCCGAACCCCAATCATCATCGTCTCTTTGAGTTGGACGAGTTGCTCCCCGTCCTGAACTACGTCGGGGCGTTTTATCCGTTGGTTCTTGTCTTTCAGTGCTGCTGCGGCGTTCAGAACGACGCGGGGGTTGATCTTCATAGTAGTCATCACGAGGCGATCGCTCATCCCTACTACCCCGAATTCGCGCACGGGGGGGGCGTTCTTCCTCTTCATAAGGCAAAGGTTCTAATTCTGCATCTACCTCGGCTTTATACCTCCGTTCATAGGAATATTTATTACTCACTGGTCGGTCTTCGTCTACAATCGGCGTATTGCGCTTGGCTTGTTGGGTAGCTATACTTCGCAGCCGAATACTTTCAACTGCAAAAAATACAGTAGTGCCGACTAAAAGCAGCTGACCAAATTGTAAAATTGGGTCTAACCGCCAACCTTGGAAGATCAAAATAAAACCACAAAGTAAGCCTACCGCCGCAAAAAATATATCTTGATCTCGTGACAATTCTGGACGCACAGTCCTCAAAAAATACAGTGCTGCTCCAGCCACAGCCAGGAAAATTCCTAGAATACTGGCTGAGTTCGTCCCCAAATTTACCTGAGCCAGAATACTGGCTGAATTCAGCCCAAAATTTATCATTGCTGTTTTCCCAATATCAAATCTATGTTAGCGAGTCACAATTAAAATCACTACTCTAATCAGACACAATATTTAGATATTAAAACTTCAAAGCATCTGGCAAAGATGCTCTGAAGCTATCTAGCTCAAGCTAAAAAAGCTGATATCTGTCAGCTAAGTAACCTTGTCTCTTCCCAGAGCAATTGACGCTCCTAGTACTCTGTCAAGATAAAAATGATGGACTGTAGTGCGGGCATCTTGCCCGCGTGAGCGAGACGCTCACACTGCCAAAAATCCCTCAAAACAAAATTGACAGACTACTAGTGGATCGAGGGAAATAGCTGACAGAAAAATCGGTTATGAGAGTCGAATTAACTCCCTAAATGATTATGAACGCTGGATTTTATCTTTTTGGCTAATGAAAATCAGCCCCACTGTTGCTGGGATCACGACAATCGCTGCACCCCAAACCAGACTCCAAAGAAAATTTGCTAAAGCAGGTGTCATAGTTCTCAACCTTTTTTTACACACTTCATCATATTAATTCTAATGGTGTATCAGTTCCTTGAGAAGCATCTAGGAGATTGCTCACCATGAGCTAGGAAACAATAACCGCCCAAAAGCGTGTTTGCTGTTTCATTCATAGAAGAAAGAGACCGCATTTGGTTAAAATGAGAGAGAGTGCTTTACAAAGCTTAAAATTTTCTGCTTGTTCACAGATGGTAGCTCAAATCGATGACTGGTGTTAACCTGACTGCTTTGATTCTCGGTCCGGTGTTGGGAGTGATGACATTTTTCTTTATTTTCCGCATCATTCTCACTTGGTATCCACAAGTTGATCTGAATCGTTTGCCCTTTAATCTCATAGCTTGGCCAACTGAACCTTTTTTAGTACCGATGCGAAAGCTGGTACAACCTATCGGCGGGGTGGACATCACTCCCATAATTTGGGTTGGTATTTTCAGTCTGCTACGAGAAATTCTACTAGGTCAGCAAGGGTTGCTCACCATGTTGTCGCGTGTCAATTAGGGCATGGGGCACTTGTACTGAGCGAAGCCGAAGTATGGGGCATGGGGCATGGGGCATGGTAATATTACTTTCTCTTCTCCCCCAATGCCCAATGCCCAATCCCCAATCCCTGGTAACATAGCGGAGCCGTACCACTACGTGGAAGCAAGCTACGCGTAGCGTCTCGCAGAGAAGTGCAATCCCCAATCCCCAATCCCCAATCCCTTAGCTATTTATATCCTGGACAAAACTGGTAGAGACATTACCCTGTAAAAACTGCGGGTTTTCCATGATTTTTTGATGAAATCCAATGGTTGTGGGTAGACCGGTGACAGCACACTCCCGCAAAGCCCGTTTCATTCGGTTAATGGCTGTGGGGCGGTCGGGTCCCCAAACAATTAACTTTCCAATTAAGGAATCGTAATAGGGCGGAATTTGGTAATCGGTGTAAACGTGGGAATCAATCCGCACACCGGGTCC
The Gloeotrichia echinulata CP02 DNA segment above includes these coding regions:
- a CDS encoding Tol biopolymer transporter periplasmic protein, which gives rise to MKPSILISVFTCLGLTGCFGYPRLLSYPFDSGGRSLNSLASELNPQISGRYIVFTSDRRGSPDVYMFDTVTSNLVDVPDLNSFDTIASHPSVSSDGRYIVFAASRQGRSAIFLYDRETRQSRNLTANLQAEVRNPAISADGSRIAFEYSNSGQWDILVYDRSGQPLNIPQDPR
- a CDS encoding YggT family protein, which gives rise to MTGVNLTALILGPVLGVMTFFFIFRIILTWYPQVDLNRLPFNLIAWPTEPFLVPMRKLVQPIGGVDITPIIWVGIFSLLREILLGQQGLLTMLSRVN
- a CDS encoding Ycf66 family protein — translated: MINFGLNSASILAQVNLGTNSASILGIFLAVAGAALYFLRTVRPELSRDQDIFFAAVGLLCGFILIFQGWRLDPILQFGQLLLVGTTVFFAVESIRLRSIATQQAKRNTPIVDEDRPVSNKYSYERRYKAEVDAELEPLPYEEEERPPRARIRGSRDERSPRDDYYEDQPPRRSERRSSTERQEPTDKTPRRSSGRGATRPTQRDDDDWGSAPREVDDWESSSGEVKKPTRRGNSSPQRPESRDEDVTPKPRRRRPPSDSTPRREREDDDAIPTDYVDYKPIAKPDDDADNSTNFGNY
- a CDS encoding photosystem II reaction center X protein, which encodes MTPALANFLWSLVWGAAIVVIPATVGLIFISQKDKIQRS